Below is a window of Bacteroidia bacterium DNA.
ATATGCGGGAATGGAGAATGCAAAAGGAAAAGTAGACCACGAGGGGGAGACGGTATGTTGTTATGCCAAGTCAGAAAAGTCCTGGATCAAAGATCCGCAGGGAGTGGAGTGGGAGGCCTTTTACACCTTTGGAGAGAGCACCGTGTATGGAAAAGAAAAAGAAACGAAAGCCGATGGAGACGAAAATAAAGAAGGTGTGCGAGCCTGTTGCGCCAGCGTTCTTGCTGTATGAGGAGGCGCTGAAAGGCTTCCTTTTAAATAAAACCAAAGATGCAGACCTGGCCGGAGAAATTCTCCGGCAGGTGCTGCTGAAGGTTTATAACAATTGTGAGAAGCTGGCCGAAGTGCAGAACGTAAAAGCGTGGCTTTTCCAGATCACACGAAACGCGCTGTATGACTATTATAAAGAACAGCAAAAAACCACGGATATTGAGGCCATGCATGAGGAGGACGAGCCGGAAATGGATGCTCCTGAAGAGGAGATTAAGGAATGCATAAAGCCGCTAATGCGGTTGCTGCCGGATAAATATTACCAGCCCCTGAAAATGTATGATCTGGAAGGCATTCCTCAAAAGGAAATCGCTGAAAAGCTTGGACTTTCCCACGGGGCCGTGCGGGTGCAAATAAAGCGCGGCCGTGAAAAGCTTCGTGAACTCTTCCTGGAATGTTGCGATTTGGAAATGGACAGCCGGGGAAGGGTAGTGGCGATGGAGGTAAAGGATAGCTGCAAGCCTCTGAAGGGGAAATGTTAGTTTCAGGTTATCAAACTGCCACGGATTCTTTATTATACTTGTTGCGATATTCGAGCGGTGAAAGGCCGGTGATCTTTCTGAATACCGTTCTGAACGCTTTGGGGTCAGAATAGCCTACCTCATACATGATTTCATTGATGTTCTTGCGGCTGGATTCGAATTCCTTTTTGGCCGCTTCCATTTTCACCCGCTGAATATATTCAGAAAGCGTGTTGCTGGTGGCTTTCTTGAATCTGCGTTCCAGGCTTCTGCGGCCCAGTGCCAGTATTTCGGTCAGCCGGTCTACCGTAATCTTGTCCTGATAATTTTTCTCTATGAACTCCTGGGCTTTTTTCACTTCCTCATCCTCATGCGCTTTTTGGCCTTGGAATATGATGAAGGGTGACTGGCTATGACGGTCAATATCTATCATAAATGATTTTGCAATGAGAATGGCGATTTCTCTTCCAGCGTGTTTCTCAATGAGGTAAAGCAGAAGATTCAGATAAGAATAAGCGCCACCGCTGGTATATATTCCATCTTCCTCCGTCATGATCCTGTCATCCACCAGGTTCACCTCCGGAAACATCATTCTGAAGGTATTGGCTTCTGCCCAATGCGTTGCGCATTGCCTGCCATTTACTAAACCGGTTGAAGCCAGGAAAAACGCCCCGATGCAAAAGCTGGCTACTTCCGCTCCTTTTTTATATTGTTCTATGATCCAGGGAATAAAGGCCCGGTTATCCTCGATGGCTTTCTGCTTGTCTCCATGAATTGCCGGAATGATGATCAGGTTGGTTTTCCGTACTTCATCAAATAATACGTCCGGGTTTACGGTAAACAGGCCTGTGGACTGCCTCGCCTCCCGGGCAAGTCCTACAAGTTGTACCTTGAAAAGAGGAGCATTCCCTGCATGGCTCATGAATTCATTGACATGAGAAAAGATCTGGTGCGTGCCCTCGATATTTACGAGGCTGGTATGCCCGTTCGGAATCAGAATAGATATATGTTTCATAATGACAAATCTACAGGATGAATTTGTCGTGATCAACCTCTGAAATTGCCGTAATAACACCCTTCTGGTCTGCTTGTCTCCAGGCTATATTTGTTGAGCAGAAGCAAGGGATATGAGGAGAAAGCAAGCAAAATACTTTTATAGCCATTAATTTTACAATTAATCATAAATCAAAAAAAACCATGTTAGACAAATCAACAGCATTCAGCAGTTTTTCAGTGGATGACCTTAAAAAAGCAAGGGAGTTCTATGAAAAAAAATTAGGCCTGGAAGTAACGAGCAATGAGATGGGACTTCTGGAAATTGGCCTGAAAGGAAATAATATAATGGTCTATCCCAAGCCGAATCACATTCCGGCTACTTACACCATTCTGAATTTTATGGTGGAAAATATTGACAAAGCGGTGGATGAACTGGCCGGCAAAGGAATCGTGTTTGAGCAATATGAGGGCGAAATAAAGACGGATGAAAAGGGCATTTCGAGGGAAGGCGGGCCACCGATGATTGCCTGGTTTAAAGATCCTGCAGGGAACATTCTCTCAGTGATATCCGAAGAATAATATAGGTTGGGTTCATGGTAGAAGTGTTCAGAACCAACGTCATTTTTCAGCATCAGGCAAAATTTCTTGAGGATCAAATCAGGCAGCAGTTTGCGGATTACTCATCGAATTTTGATCTTGAAGATTGTGATAAAATACTTCGGGTAGAATGTAAAACCGGGACAATAGCGCCTGAACCGATTCAACGGTTATTCAAGGATTCAGGATTTTATGCCGAAGTGTTGCCGGATGGGGCAAACAGTGGACACGGTGCAATTATTCAGAAGAAGAAATAATCAGACGATTGGATTAAGGGAATCCAAGAAGATCATCACGGCCCAGGCCATCCTGCATCTGGTCTTTTTTATAGAGACTGCAGTTGATCTCTACGGGGAGGTCTTCTTCCGGGCGGTCAAATTCCGTTTTGGTCATTTTAAGTATGGGATCGGCATTTACCTTATTGATGAACAGCGCCCAAATGGGAAGCGCCATATTCGCCCCCTGGCCTAGTGCAGTGCTGCGAAAGTGAACTGCACGGTCTTCAGCTCCCACCCATACTCCGGCAGTCAGCTCTGGCACCACTCCGATAAACCATCCGTCAGAGTTATTTTGCGTTGTGCCGGTTTTGCCTGCAATTTCCTGCCTCATATTGTACTTGCTGCCACGAAGCCGCAGTCCTGTACCATATTGCGTTACGCCCTTCAGCAATTCCAGCATCACGTAATTATATCCCTCGTCTAAAACCTCTACGATGCGCGGCTGAAAGCTGGCAATCTCATTTCCGTTCTTATCCGAGATATGGGTGAGGTAGTTGGGCTGCACCCAGGAACCTTTATTTCCAAACGTGTTGTATGCACCTACCATTTCAAATACCGAAATATCAGGCGTCCCCAGGGCAATAGAAGGGTAAGGTGGAATTTCACTCTCAATGCCCATGTAGTGCGCAAATTTGGCTACCTGTTCCGGTCCTACTCTTTTCATTACCCAGGCAGTAATGGTATTTACTGATTTTGCCAATCCGGCTTTCAATGAATACATTCCGCCATATTCGCCATCCGAATTTTTCGGGCTCCAATTCTTAAAATCTTCAAACGTTACGCGCTGGTTAGGCACCTCCATGCATGGAGAATATTTATTGACGACAATTCCTGCGGTATACACAAAGGGCTTAAAGGTGGAACCTACCTGGCGCTTCGCCTGGATGTTGACGTGGTCGTACTGAAAATATTTGTAATCAATACCGCCTACCCATGCTTTGATCTGGCCTGTGGGTTGGTCCATTGCCATCATTCCGGGATGGAAGAACATCTTATGATACTTCACTGAGTCCAGGGGAGACATCGTGGTGTCAATTTCTCCGCGCCAGCTAAAGACCTTCATTTCCACCGGTTTGCTGAAAATTTCCTTAATGTCATCCATGGTATATTCGGGATTGGCATTTTTTAGCTGCCAATAGCGATCGGAGCGCCTGATGCCATCTGTGAGAATTTTTTCCTCATCAGCTTTTGAAATTGGAATATCTTCCCATTTGCTGTAAAACTGGCCCTGCAGAACGGGCAGATGTTCCTTCACCGCTTCTTCGGCATATTGCTGCATTCTGCTGTCAATCGTGGTGTAAATCTGCAAGCCATCCCGGTACAGATCAAAACCGCGTTCACGCGCCCATTTGCCGAGTTCACCGCGCAGGTGTTCGCGGAAATAAGTTGCGAGGCCCCTGCTGTGGCTTTCTACCTGGTAGTTAAGTTCTATGGTTGTTTTCTTTAGCGAATCATATTCTTCCTGGGTGATGTAGCCGTATTTATTCATCTGCTTCATCACCACATTTCTGCGCAACCGGGAGTTTTCAGGATTGCTCACGGGCGAATAGTATGTTGTAGCCTTCAGCACTCCGACAAGAATAGCCGCTTCAGGAACGGTCAGGGAATCAGGCGCTTTATTAAAGAAAGTCTTTGCTGCCGAGCGAATACCGTAAGTGTTGCTTCCAAAGTCCACGGTATTAAAATACATCGTTATAATCTCTTCCTTGGTATAGCGTCTCTCGAGTTCAGTAGCAATCACCCATTCCTTCAGCTTTTGCTTTATCCGCCCTATCATGCTTCGCGGTTTTTCATGGAATAAATTCTTGGCAAGCTGTTGCGTAATTGTGCTCCCACCTCCGGCATTTTGCTGTAAAACCACGGTTTTAAAAAATACACGGGCCAGCCCTCTGAAATCAATACCAGAGTGGCTCTTAAACCTTGCATCTTCAGTGGCCACGAGAGCATTTTCAAGGTTTTCACCCAAGCGGTCATAATCAATCGGTGTCCGGTTTTCCTTGTAATATTTTCCGAGAATTTTTCCGTCAGAGGAGAATACGATGGAGGCTTCCGGAGTTTGCGGGTTCTCAAGCTCCTGAGGGTCTGGCAGAGGGCCAAACACTCCCCAGCTAATTGCAAAGTATAACAGGACTATGCTTAACAGACCTCCAGTTAAAATTATCCAAAAGCCGAGAATGGATCGGCTATAATTGGTTTTGGCATTGCCCGGTTTTTTTTTGGAAGCGGTCATTTTAAATTAGAGTTTAAACTGGTTCCGGAAGAATTTTAAATAAGAATTAAGATCCTTAGTTTTTATCACTTCTTTGAAATTTGCTTCAGAAATGATGAAGTCTTCCGGGGAATTTATTTTTAAGGACTTTCTGAATTCAGCATCATTGGTTACCCCGGTAAAGTATTTTTCTGCCTTATCCCGGTTGCTGAATTGTTTTACCAGCAACACCTGTGTTTCACGATCCAGTAAAAAGGAATTTACCTGGAGGCTGGCGATCTTGAAATACTTGGAGTTATAGTCAGAAAAGCGGCTCTTGATATTTTCGATATTTCCCCCTTCAATCGGGAAGGATACCATATAATAAAAATTTCCTTTGTTGTTATCGGCATATACGCCAGGATCCGTTTCTCCCTCAGAGCCAATCGCAGATACGGAGGCAGAAGCTGTATCGCCTTGTGCCTTCAGGTAGCGGATCACGTTCTGCGCATGATCGCTCACCCGGTCGTTTTGATACTGGTCTACAATTCCCTGAAGATTGCTGATGAACTCTTCCTCATCCTGCGATTTGCCCTTGCACAATACCTCCAGATAGTCGTACTTAGGTTTCAGGTAGTTCAGGGAATACTTGGCATTGGCGGCCATCGCCATCTTATTCAACTGGTCACAATCGCCAAGCTTATATACATCGTACGCCCGCTGGTAGTCGGCTTCCAGTTCTTCATCTTTATTGGAAGATCCGAATTCCCTCATAAAAGCATCAGGGTTTTCCAGCAGCATCGCATATTGGCTTTCAGGAAATTTATCAATGATTATCTTTTTGTATTTATTGGCATTTTGCTCATCACCGGTTTCTACATAGAGCTTATATAGATTATAGTATACATCTAATGCATATCTGTTTTCGGGATAGCGTTCCAATAAGTCATTATAAACCAATATCGCCTGCTCGTAATCCTTTAGCTGCTCGAAATAAATATTTCCTACGGTAAATAAAGATTCAGTAATGCGATTGTCAGAGGCATTCATCTGCACCGGGTTCAGGGGAATATCCAGATAATATTGCTGTTGTTCCTTCGGGATGTTTTCCAGTATTTCGGCATCTACGCCTTCCCGGGATGCCAGATCTTCTGTAGCCTCCACGGTGTCTTCCTCTTCTTCAATGGTAGTCATGGTTGCGGCTTTTTTACTCCTGCGCCAGTTGTCCTCCAACGGCCGGGGACCCCACTTCCGCTGAAACTCGTTATAGCCCACCGCCATTGCACTGGGATTGTACAACGGAAACCCTGATGAGCCGGCCTCTGAACCCTGCAAAGGATTAATAGGATCATCAAACTCCGGTATCCCAGAGGAACGATAATCTGATTCTTCCTCGCCCAGGGCTTCCAGTCTCTCTTTTTCAAGCTTCCTTGCCTGGATGAGGCTGTCAATGTATTCAGATAAATCCTCCTCAGAAAGCCCGGCCAGATGTTGCAGGCTGTCTTCTCTTTCCACGACTAATAAATTTGTTACCAATTCATCCAATACTTCTTTTTTGAGCTTTACCTGCTCATGATCGGGATATTCCTCGGTAATGGTAAGGCTTGCACTGTCATAATATGCTTTGGCAAAACGAAATTCTTTATCCTTAAAATAAATATCCGCCAGCGTGAGGTAGCTGAGCGTTTTCTGATTTTGGTTATCGGTACTGGCCCGGGCGCTCTGGCTGTAAAAGCCAATAGCTTCCTCTTTGTTGCCCTGCCTCATGGCGAGATTTCCCAGTTCAAAATAGATCTGATCCAGGAACTGGATGTTCTTGTCATCCTTCAACATTTTTAACAGAAGCTTTTTTACCTGATTGGCTTCAGCGATACTTTTTACATCTACAGAGCGGGCCAGGTTTACACGGGCATTAAATGCGATTTCATAAGGTGGATTTTTGCGGATAATTTCACGGTATAGCAGGTTGGCCGAATCAGTTTTTCCTGCATTTTCAAGCAACTGGGCAAGGATGAACTTGTACCGCAATTTAGGTTGCTTCTTCTTCACTTTGGGGATAGCATCCTGCAGCGGCTTAATGGCACTGTTATAATTTCCAATATCAATATTAATGGCCGCCATCGTCAGATCCCTTTCCATCTTCACATCCTCCGGATACCTTTTTTCGCTTCGCACCAGAGAGAGGATTGCCTGTGCCTCCTCCGGCTGGTCGAGTTCCATATAACTTTTGGCAATCCACAACGTAGAGCGGTAGGCCAATTCAGTTCTTTTGTATTTAGAGACGACATATTGAAAGATCTCAATCCCTGCGTAATAATCTTGTTTAAGAAAATAGGATTTGCCGATAAGAAAATAGCTGTTATCCAGGTAGTTGCTCAGCGGTCTTTTATCAATTACCGATGATGCCTTTGTGATGACAAGATCCAGATTAGAGGCAGCAGCCTTAGCGTCCTCCTCTTTTCCATATTTATATACCGGTAAAATGCGGCTGAAATCATCTTCCTGATTCTGGTTTAGATTTTGTTCAGTCGCGGAATATAACTGCCGGGCGTTAAAATAGCCATTGAATTTGGCATTTACATTCTGCCATGCCTTATCCACTTTGGAGCCTTTCAGTGCAGCACAGCCGCTAAGCGAAAGTAAGGAGGCAGCAATAAGAAGCAGAATTGCTCTTCTGAAGAAATTAAGGATCAAGATTAGAAGGTGCTTAAGATTTGATGTATAACTAAGAGGGGTCAAAAATATTTCAATTTTAAGAGAAAATTCACTTGCTGCGTCCTGCTAAGCGTGGCGACCTCATGAAGAAGAATAGTTCTAAATACTTCAAAAAACTTACCAACAGGTATAGGATCGTCATCCTCAACGAGAAGACGTTTGAAGAGAAAACAGCCTTTGCGCTGACACCTCTCAATACACTGACCCTTTTTAGCATTACTTTCCTCATCTTCTTTTTTATGGTATATGGGCTCATTGCTTACACGCCCCTCCGGGAATATATACCCGGATATTCTCAGTTCAGGAATACTGAGGAGTTTGCCGAACTGATCATGAAAGCCGATTCTATGGAGAATCAGCTTTATACCACGGAAATTTACCTGGCCAATCTTAAGCGTATTATCACGGGCACTATTGGCGAAACTGCGGAAGATTCCGCTGAATTAGCAAAGCCCATAACCAAAGTAAGGAGCGAATATTTTAAAACTTCCCGTGAAGATTCATTGCTGAGAGACGAGATAGAGAATGCTGATAACTACAGCCTTAGCTATTCCAGCCAGGCTTCATCCAAAGAAAAAGCCTCCAATATTCTGTTCTATCCTCCCGTGAAAGGATTCATTTCTGACCGCTTTAACGCTGCCACCCGCCATTATGCTGTAGACATTGTGGCAGAACCTAAACTTGGAATTAAGGCTACTATGGATGGAACTGTGATATTTGCTGATTGGTCAGTGAATACCGGACACGTAATTGTACTTCAACACGCAAATAATCTCATCTCGGTCTATAAACACAATTCAGAGTTATTTAAAAAAGTAGGTAACTTCGTCCGTGCAGGTGAGGTAATTGCAATTATCGGGGAATCAGGGGAGCTAACCACAGGGCCCCATCTCCATTTTGAACTGTGGCAGAACGGTCATCCAATGGACCCTGAGAAGCACATTGTTTTTTAAAGAACTGAAAGTTAAAAATAGAAAAAAGGATGTTTGGAAAAGAGAAAAACGGAATAGGAAAAAGAACCTCAGATGCTATCGGCAAGATTAACCTGATCGGAAGTGGAACCAGCATAGAGGGTGAGGTTAAGACGGACAGCGATATCCGGATAGATGGAACAGTAAAAGGAAATATTCATTCGCAGGCAAAAGTGGTGATTGGCGAGAATGGCAATATACATGGCGACATCCATTGCCAGGAAGCAGATATCCACGGCAACATTTCAGGCAATATCTTCGCAGCCCAGCTTCTGCACCTGAAAGCTCCCGCCAAAGTAAGAGGTGACATGCATACCAAGAAGTTGGTGGTAGAAGCCGGAGCAGAATTTAATGGCCAAAGTCACATGGGAGATGTTTCAGCAGATATACATGCCGCGCGCAGTGAAAAAGGAAGAGAAAACGGACAAAGACCAACAAGAACGACAGCCGAAAAAGTCGCTGTCTCCTAGTGATTTCGGCCGCTACCTAGGCCTCGGTACGCAAATTATGGCTACCGTTCTTTTTGGGGTGCTAGCAGGTCTCGGACTGGACCATCTGGCAGGAACCGAAAAGCCTATCTTCACAATTATAGTTTCAAGTGTCGCCATCATCGCTGCTATTTATCAGCTTATTAAACCATTTATTTAACTCATGTTTGCTTCCATGATGAAGAGGTTCTTCCTCTATATTTTCATCTTCTCCATATTAGTTTATGCCGTAGGATACTTTGCCGTACTGAAGTTTGGGAACCCGGTGCTTGCCGAAGCTGATCTATTCAACTTCACTTTTTTCCTGCTGGTTACAGTCATCAGCTATCCGCTGCTTGCCCATTCTTTGGTGAGCAATCCCAAGTCATTTAATAATCTACTTTTCGGAGGTATTGCCCTAAAGATGGTGCTGAGCCTCGTTTTCATACTTTTATTCATCAGCAGATTTGAAGATAGCAAGATAACTTTCGTCCTCAGCTTCTTTGCCTCCTACATTTTATTTACAGGCTTTGAGGTTTATCTATTATTGCTAAATTTGCGGCAAA
It encodes the following:
- a CDS encoding ArsI/CadI family heavy metal resistance metalloenzyme, which translates into the protein MKRFHVNLGVKNIDESTAFYTALFGASPTVKKDDYAKWMLDDPRINFAIHLKHYDFGVEHLGLQVDALEELDEVYAGMENAKGKVDHEGETVCCYAKSEKSWIKDPQGVEWEAFYTFGESTVYGKEKETKADGDENKEGVRACCASVLAV
- a CDS encoding sigma-70 family RNA polymerase sigma factor; this translates as METKIKKVCEPVAPAFLLYEEALKGFLLNKTKDADLAGEILRQVLLKVYNNCEKLAEVQNVKAWLFQITRNALYDYYKEQQKTTDIEAMHEEDEPEMDAPEEEIKECIKPLMRLLPDKYYQPLKMYDLEGIPQKEIAEKLGLSHGAVRVQIKRGREKLRELFLECCDLEMDSRGRVVAMEVKDSCKPLKGKC
- a CDS encoding helix-turn-helix domain-containing protein encodes the protein MKHISILIPNGHTSLVNIEGTHQIFSHVNEFMSHAGNAPLFKVQLVGLAREARQSTGLFTVNPDVLFDEVRKTNLIIIPAIHGDKQKAIEDNRAFIPWIIEQYKKGAEVASFCIGAFFLASTGLVNGRQCATHWAEANTFRMMFPEVNLVDDRIMTEEDGIYTSGGAYSYLNLLLYLIEKHAGREIAILIAKSFMIDIDRHSQSPFIIFQGQKAHEDEEVKKAQEFIEKNYQDKITVDRLTEILALGRRSLERRFKKATSNTLSEYIQRVKMEAAKKEFESSRKNINEIMYEVGYSDPKAFRTVFRKITGLSPLEYRNKYNKESVAV
- a CDS encoding VOC family protein; this encodes MLDKSTAFSSFSVDDLKKAREFYEKKLGLEVTSNEMGLLEIGLKGNNIMVYPKPNHIPATYTILNFMVENIDKAVDELAGKGIVFEQYEGEIKTDEKGISREGGPPMIAWFKDPAGNILSVISEE
- a CDS encoding transglycosylase domain-containing protein, with translation MTASKKKPGNAKTNYSRSILGFWIILTGGLLSIVLLYFAISWGVFGPLPDPQELENPQTPEASIVFSSDGKILGKYYKENRTPIDYDRLGENLENALVATEDARFKSHSGIDFRGLARVFFKTVVLQQNAGGGSTITQQLAKNLFHEKPRSMIGRIKQKLKEWVIATELERRYTKEEIITMYFNTVDFGSNTYGIRSAAKTFFNKAPDSLTVPEAAILVGVLKATTYYSPVSNPENSRLRRNVVMKQMNKYGYITQEEYDSLKKTTIELNYQVESHSRGLATYFREHLRGELGKWARERGFDLYRDGLQIYTTIDSRMQQYAEEAVKEHLPVLQGQFYSKWEDIPISKADEEKILTDGIRRSDRYWQLKNANPEYTMDDIKEIFSKPVEMKVFSWRGEIDTTMSPLDSVKYHKMFFHPGMMAMDQPTGQIKAWVGGIDYKYFQYDHVNIQAKRQVGSTFKPFVYTAGIVVNKYSPCMEVPNQRVTFEDFKNWSPKNSDGEYGGMYSLKAGLAKSVNTITAWVMKRVGPEQVAKFAHYMGIESEIPPYPSIALGTPDISVFEMVGAYNTFGNKGSWVQPNYLTHISDKNGNEIASFQPRIVEVLDEGYNYVMLELLKGVTQYGTGLRLRGSKYNMRQEIAGKTGTTQNNSDGWFIGVVPELTAGVWVGAEDRAVHFRSTALGQGANMALPIWALFINKVNADPILKMTKTEFDRPEEDLPVEINCSLYKKDQMQDGLGRDDLLGFP
- a CDS encoding tetratricopeptide repeat protein gives rise to the protein MILNFFRRAILLLIAASLLSLSGCAALKGSKVDKAWQNVNAKFNGYFNARQLYSATEQNLNQNQEDDFSRILPVYKYGKEEDAKAAASNLDLVITKASSVIDKRPLSNYLDNSYFLIGKSYFLKQDYYAGIEIFQYVVSKYKRTELAYRSTLWIAKSYMELDQPEEAQAILSLVRSEKRYPEDVKMERDLTMAAINIDIGNYNSAIKPLQDAIPKVKKKQPKLRYKFILAQLLENAGKTDSANLLYREIIRKNPPYEIAFNARVNLARSVDVKSIAEANQVKKLLLKMLKDDKNIQFLDQIYFELGNLAMRQGNKEEAIGFYSQSARASTDNQNQKTLSYLTLADIYFKDKEFRFAKAYYDSASLTITEEYPDHEQVKLKKEVLDELVTNLLVVEREDSLQHLAGLSEEDLSEYIDSLIQARKLEKERLEALGEEESDYRSSGIPEFDDPINPLQGSEAGSSGFPLYNPSAMAVGYNEFQRKWGPRPLEDNWRRSKKAATMTTIEEEEDTVEATEDLASREGVDAEILENIPKEQQQYYLDIPLNPVQMNASDNRITESLFTVGNIYFEQLKDYEQAILVYNDLLERYPENRYALDVYYNLYKLYVETGDEQNANKYKKIIIDKFPESQYAMLLENPDAFMREFGSSNKDEELEADYQRAYDVYKLGDCDQLNKMAMAANAKYSLNYLKPKYDYLEVLCKGKSQDEEEFISNLQGIVDQYQNDRVSDHAQNVIRYLKAQGDTASASVSAIGSEGETDPGVYADNNKGNFYYMVSFPIEGGNIENIKSRFSDYNSKYFKIASLQVNSFLLDRETQVLLVKQFSNRDKAEKYFTGVTNDAEFRKSLKINSPEDFIISEANFKEVIKTKDLNSYLKFFRNQFKL
- a CDS encoding M23 family metallopeptidase encodes the protein MKKNSSKYFKKLTNRYRIVILNEKTFEEKTAFALTPLNTLTLFSITFLIFFFMVYGLIAYTPLREYIPGYSQFRNTEEFAELIMKADSMENQLYTTEIYLANLKRIITGTIGETAEDSAELAKPITKVRSEYFKTSREDSLLRDEIENADNYSLSYSSQASSKEKASNILFYPPVKGFISDRFNAATRHYAVDIVAEPKLGIKATMDGTVIFADWSVNTGHVIVLQHANNLISVYKHNSELFKKVGNFVRAGEVIAIIGESGELTTGPHLHFELWQNGHPMDPEKHIVF
- a CDS encoding polymer-forming cytoskeletal protein, producing MFGKEKNGIGKRTSDAIGKINLIGSGTSIEGEVKTDSDIRIDGTVKGNIHSQAKVVIGENGNIHGDIHCQEADIHGNISGNIFAAQLLHLKAPAKVRGDMHTKKLVVEAGAEFNGQSHMGDVSADIHAARSEKGRENGQRPTRTTAEKVAVS